One genomic region from Skermania piniformis encodes:
- a CDS encoding GlxA family transcriptional regulator, translating into MPHVVVILALAPAIGYDLAIPPVIFGAADDENGVAHYDVRVCGLDRSPIVTTSGYAVVPGAGPEALGEADTVIVPGTRIGGPRTDGTVPGRLAEALATIRPGTRLMSICTGAFVLAAAGFLDGRRATTHWAYADAFRTLYPQVDLDEQALFVDAGNVLTSAGLAAGVDLCLHVLRRDVGSATANQVARYCVVPPWRAGGQAQFIDRPVPVSGDDGTAPTRAWALSRLHADLDLPRMAAHARMSVRTFSRRFKAETGLTPGGWLRQERMRHARQLLETTDLPVDRVADAAGLGSPAALRHHMRAELGVAPLAYRRTFRTG; encoded by the coding sequence ATGCCGCACGTCGTCGTGATCCTCGCGCTCGCCCCAGCGATCGGCTACGACCTCGCCATCCCGCCGGTGATCTTCGGCGCCGCGGACGACGAGAACGGTGTCGCGCATTACGACGTGCGGGTCTGTGGACTCGACCGGAGTCCGATCGTGACCACCAGCGGCTATGCCGTCGTCCCCGGCGCCGGCCCCGAAGCACTCGGCGAAGCGGACACCGTGATCGTGCCCGGTACCCGGATCGGCGGACCACGTACCGACGGCACCGTGCCCGGCCGGCTGGCCGAAGCGCTGGCGACCATCCGGCCCGGCACCCGGCTGATGTCGATCTGCACCGGTGCATTCGTGCTCGCCGCAGCCGGCTTTCTGGACGGGCGCAGAGCGACCACCCACTGGGCCTATGCCGACGCGTTCCGGACGCTGTATCCGCAGGTCGACCTGGACGAGCAGGCGCTGTTCGTCGATGCCGGGAACGTGCTCACCTCGGCCGGACTGGCCGCCGGGGTGGATCTGTGCTTGCACGTGCTGCGCCGCGACGTCGGTTCCGCAACGGCGAATCAGGTCGCCCGATATTGCGTGGTGCCACCCTGGCGCGCGGGCGGCCAGGCTCAATTCATCGACCGACCGGTACCTGTGTCCGGCGACGACGGCACCGCACCGACCCGGGCCTGGGCGCTGAGCCGGCTGCACGCCGACCTGGATCTCCCCCGGATGGCCGCCCACGCCCGGATGAGTGTGCGAACCTTCAGCCGTCGGTTCAAGGCCGAGACCGGACTCACTCCCGGCGGCTGGCTCCGGCAGGAACGGATGCGGCATGCACGACAGCTCCTGGAGACGACCGATCTGCCGGTGGACCGGGTAGCCGATGCCGCCGGGCTGGGCAGCCCGGCCGCGTTGCGCCACCACATGCGCGCCGAACTCGGCGTCGCCCCGCTCGCCTATCGCCGCACCTTCCGGACGGGCTGA
- a CDS encoding MFS transporter, whose protein sequence is MTRSDAVVSRLGHFRLHPAWLVAAGGFVALLGAAGFRSVPSVLMNPLHAEFGFSHATIGAAVSLNLLLYGLISPFAAALMDRFGIRRVVCAALVAIAVGSGATIRLTAAWQLVLCWGLLVGIGVGAMSMPLVATLTGRWFVRSRGLVTGVLTAAGATGQLIFLPLVAALAQAYGWRLPALLVAGAALVTVPLAWWTIRDYPSDVGVTAYGARRDDDPGRRTAVSGGAGRALTALRAAARTRTFWLLAAGFAVCGASTNGLVGTHFVSAAHDHGMPPTTAASLLALVGVFDVAGTVFSGWLTDRLDPRWLLVAYYALRGGSLLVLPALFGPQVQPSMWAFIVFYGLDWVATVPPTVAICRDRFGSTGPIVFGWVFAAHQIGAAVMATAAGMVRDDQGSYDAAWLVAGGLCFAAAAMSAGIAAAATDTSVRAAATTPACSADTSPSRDCLAIETAPDKGRHSGRTR, encoded by the coding sequence ATGACTCGCTCAGACGCCGTCGTGTCCCGGCTCGGCCACTTCCGGCTGCATCCAGCGTGGCTGGTCGCAGCCGGCGGCTTCGTGGCGCTGCTCGGCGCCGCCGGTTTCCGCTCGGTGCCGAGTGTTCTGATGAACCCGTTGCACGCCGAGTTCGGCTTCTCCCATGCCACGATCGGCGCGGCGGTGTCGTTGAACCTGTTGCTCTACGGCCTGATCTCGCCGTTTGCCGCGGCGTTGATGGACCGGTTCGGGATCCGTCGGGTGGTATGCGCTGCGCTGGTGGCGATCGCGGTGGGCAGCGGCGCGACGATCCGGCTGACCGCCGCGTGGCAGCTGGTGCTCTGCTGGGGTCTGCTGGTCGGAATCGGCGTCGGCGCGATGTCGATGCCGCTGGTCGCGACGCTCACCGGGCGCTGGTTCGTCCGGAGTCGCGGTCTGGTGACCGGGGTCCTGACGGCTGCCGGTGCGACCGGTCAGTTGATCTTCTTACCGCTGGTGGCGGCACTGGCACAGGCCTACGGTTGGCGGCTGCCGGCGCTGCTCGTCGCCGGCGCTGCGCTGGTGACCGTGCCGCTGGCCTGGTGGACGATTCGGGACTACCCGAGCGATGTCGGCGTGACGGCGTACGGCGCGCGGCGCGACGACGATCCGGGTCGGCGGACTGCAGTGTCGGGCGGCGCCGGACGGGCCCTGACCGCGTTGCGTGCAGCGGCCCGAACCCGCACGTTCTGGTTGCTCGCCGCCGGCTTCGCGGTTTGTGGGGCGTCGACCAACGGCCTGGTCGGAACCCACTTCGTCAGTGCTGCTCACGACCATGGGATGCCGCCGACGACCGCGGCGTCGTTGCTGGCGCTGGTCGGCGTGTTCGACGTCGCCGGGACCGTGTTCTCCGGCTGGCTGACCGACCGACTGGACCCACGGTGGTTGCTGGTCGCCTACTACGCGTTGCGTGGCGGGTCGCTGCTCGTGCTACCCGCGCTGTTCGGGCCGCAGGTACAACCCAGTATGTGGGCATTCATCGTCTTCTACGGCCTCGATTGGGTCGCCACCGTCCCCCCGACGGTGGCGATCTGCCGAGACCGGTTCGGCTCGACCGGGCCAATCGTGTTCGGCTGGGTGTTCGCGGCGCATCAGATCGGCGCAGCAGTAATGGCTACCGCGGCCGGCATGGTCCGGGACGACCAGGGCAGCTACGACGCCGCCTGGCTGGTCGCCGGCGGATTGTGCTTTGCTGCCGCGGCGATGTCGGCCGGTATCGCCGCGGCAGCCACCGACACGTCGGTCAGAGCCGCAGCGACGACTCCAGCTTGTTCAGCTGATACCTCGCCATCGCGAGATTGCCTCGCGATCGAGACAGCACCAGATAAAGGAAGACATTCGGGTCGAACTCGGTGA